From Ignavibacteriota bacterium, one genomic window encodes:
- the thyX gene encoding FAD-dependent thymidylate synthase — protein sequence MSNQFLIGKRVDVLDKGWIELQDVMGDDNAIVAAARTSFLGDSKGPDKDKKLLFYLMQHRHTTPFEMVEFKFRVRAPLVVWWQWVRHRTFSMNAQSGRYTPFDENAFYIVKPDEWRLQSSNNKQASEGFLEDGQWLTTALIDHCWQGYRLYEKAISAGVAREQARLFLPGFGVYYTWVVKVDAHNLMHFLKLRMAQEAQYEIRVYAQAIYDHFFKLALPWTAEAMETMNASTTAF from the coding sequence ATGAGCAATCAATTCCTAATCGGCAAGCGCGTAGATGTACTAGACAAGGGCTGGATCGAGCTGCAGGACGTGATGGGCGATGACAACGCCATCGTGGCCGCTGCGCGCACCTCCTTCCTGGGCGACAGCAAAGGCCCAGACAAGGACAAGAAGCTGCTGTTCTATCTGATGCAACATCGCCACACAACGCCCTTCGAAATGGTGGAATTCAAGTTCCGCGTACGCGCACCGCTGGTTGTGTGGTGGCAGTGGGTACGGCATCGCACTTTCTCAATGAATGCTCAGTCGGGCCGATATACCCCATTCGATGAAAACGCATTTTATATCGTCAAGCCCGATGAGTGGCGCCTCCAATCCAGTAACAACAAGCAGGCCAGCGAGGGCTTTCTTGAAGATGGGCAATGGCTAACTACAGCACTAATAGATCACTGCTGGCAAGGATATCGCTTGTATGAGAAAGCTATTAGCGCTGGCGTGGCCCGCGAGCAAGCACGCCTGTTCCTTCCAGGCTTTGGCGTCTACTACACCTGGGTAGTCAAGGTGGACGCTCACAACCTGATGCATTTCCTCAAGCTGCGTATGGCACAAGAGGCGCAGTATGAAATACGTGTTTACGCTCAGGCCATCTACGATCACTTCTTCAAACTGGCACTGCCCTGGACAGCAGAAGCAATGGAGACGATGAATGCAAGCACCACAGCTTTTTGA
- a CDS encoding RusA family crossover junction endodeoxyribonuclease, which translates to MSELLLSFELEGVPVSSNGMYKNIGRGRALTTEAKAWKAGVTADVKNIINHQQLDFRSFAKKPLRAKYYFCVPELYRADWDGYIKALQDSTMDAMGLDDRYIVSAEAHKMLDKERPRFKVEIWSL; encoded by the coding sequence ATGAGCGAGCTGCTGTTATCTTTTGAGCTAGAAGGCGTGCCAGTATCCTCCAATGGCATGTACAAGAACATAGGCCGTGGCAGGGCGCTCACCACAGAAGCAAAAGCATGGAAGGCAGGTGTTACCGCCGATGTCAAGAATATCATCAATCACCAGCAACTCGACTTTCGCAGCTTTGCCAAGAAGCCCCTGCGAGCTAAGTATTACTTCTGTGTCCCAGAACTATACCGAGCCGATTGGGACGGATACATCAAAGCTTTGCAGGACAGCACAATGGACGCAATGGGACTCGATGACAGGTACATCGTCTCCGCTGAAGCCCACAAAATGCTAGACAAGGAGCGACCCCGGTTCAAAGTGGAAATCTGGAGCTTATGA